The Astyanax mexicanus isolate ESR-SI-001 chromosome 14, AstMex3_surface, whole genome shotgun sequence genome window below encodes:
- the egln3 gene encoding egl nine homolog 3 isoform X1 has product MEENGGNSGAAEEEGAAAGEGARGSKLRGSSGSAEGGLPRELLQPHSNRSASSERRRLNTHKLVQQYVAPCMNSYGLCIVDNFLGNRVGERILQEVRRIHEAGGMQDGQLACQTPDKSKVIRGDKIAWLEGTEKDCHNIGFLLSRMDKLITVADGQLGSYKIRGRHKAMVACYPGNGAGYVKHVDNPNGDGRCVTCIYYLNKNWNAMEHGGVLRIFPEGKSYVADIEPLFDRLLLFWSDRRNPHEVQPSFATRYAITVWYFDSEERAEAKRRFKDSIASSQGGTTS; this is encoded by the exons ATGGAGGAGAACGGCGGGAACAGTGGCGCTGCTGAGGAGGAAGGCGCAGCGGCCGGAGAAGGCGCGCGGGGCTCCAAGCTCCGGGGCTCCTCGGGCAGCGCGGAGGGCGGACTGCCGCGCGAGCTCCTGCAACCGCACAGCAACCGGTCGGCCAGCAGCGAGCGGCGGCGGCTCAACACGCACAAGCTCGTGCAGCAGTACGTGGCGCCGTGCATGAACTCGTACGGACTGTGCATCGTGGACAACTTTCTGGGGAACCGAGTCGGGGAGCGAATTCTGCAAGAGGTGCGGCGCATCCACGAGGCCGGCGGCATGCAGGACGGGCAGCTTGCGTGCCAGACGCCGGACAAGAGCAAAGTCATCCGGGGGGACAAGATCGCGTGGCTGGAGGGAACCGAGAAGGACTGCCACAACATCGGTTTCCTGCTGTCCAGGATGGACAAACTGATTACGGTGGCGGACGGACAACTTGGGAGCTACAAGATCCGGGGGAGACACAAG gCGATGGTAGCATGCTATCCAGGCAATGGGGCAGGTTACGTGAAACATGTTGATAACCCTAATGGAGACGGCCGCTGTGTCACCTGCATCTACTACCTGAACAAAAACTGGAATGCCATG GAGCATGGGGGAGTTCTGCGGATATTCCCTGAGGGAAAATCCTACGTAGCTGACATTGAACCCTTGTTTGATCGACTGCTGCTCTTCTGGTCAGACCGTAGGAACCCGCATGAAGTACAACCATCATTTGCTACCAG gtatGCAATCACAGTGTGGTACTTTGATTCAGAAGAAAGGGCAGAAGCAAAAAGAAGATTCAAAGACTCAATAG ccTCTTCCCAAGGAGGCACCACGTCTTAG
- the sptssa gene encoding serine palmitoyltransferase small subunit A: MAIGDAWKQISWFYYQYLLVTALYMLEPWERTVFNSLLVSVAAMAVYTGYVFMPQHIMAILHYFEVVQ, translated from the exons ATGGCGATTGGAGATGCCTGGAAGCAGATCTCCTGGTTTTACTACCAGTACCTCCTAGTCACAGCGCTGTATATGCTGGAGCCGTGGGAGCGGACCGTCTTCA ATTCCCTCTTGGTCTCTGTAGCAGCCATGGCCGTGTACACAGGCTACGTGTTCATGCCCCAACACATCATGGCCATTTTACACTACTTTGAAGTGGTCCAATGA
- the egln3 gene encoding egl nine homolog 3 isoform X2 — protein MPFIQHLVDMKLEQLALEQIVPALLDRGYYYVDSFLGDRVGRTVLDQVKQMHCDGLLNDGQLAGRGSGVSKRHIRGDKIAWVSGTERGAEAINFLLKLIDKLISLCIGRLGKNVIRERSKAMVACYPGNGAGYVKHVDNPNGDGRCVTCIYYLNKNWNAMEHGGVLRIFPEGKSYVADIEPLFDRLLLFWSDRRNPHEVQPSFATRYAITVWYFDSEERAEAKRRFKDSIASSQGGTTS, from the exons ATGCCGTTCATCCAGCACCTGGTGGACATGAAGTTGGAGCAGCTGGCTTTGGAGCAGATCGTACCGGCTCTGTTGGATCGAGGCTACTATTACGTGGATAGTTTTCTGGGCGATAGGGTTGGGCGCACAGTGCTGGACCAGGTAAAGCAGATGCACTGCGACGGACTTCTGAACGACGGGCAGCTCGCGGGTCGAGGCTCAGGAGTCTCCAAAAGACACATAAGGGGCGATAAGATAGCCTGGGTCAGCGGAACCGAGAGGGGAGCGGAGGCTATCAACTTCTTACTGAAACTTATCGATAAGCTGATCTCTCTGTGCATCGGGCGACTGGGCAAAAACGTTATCCGTGAGCGGTCGAAG gCGATGGTAGCATGCTATCCAGGCAATGGGGCAGGTTACGTGAAACATGTTGATAACCCTAATGGAGACGGCCGCTGTGTCACCTGCATCTACTACCTGAACAAAAACTGGAATGCCATG GAGCATGGGGGAGTTCTGCGGATATTCCCTGAGGGAAAATCCTACGTAGCTGACATTGAACCCTTGTTTGATCGACTGCTGCTCTTCTGGTCAGACCGTAGGAACCCGCATGAAGTACAACCATCATTTGCTACCAG gtatGCAATCACAGTGTGGTACTTTGATTCAGAAGAAAGGGCAGAAGCAAAAAGAAGATTCAAAGACTCAATAG ccTCTTCCCAAGGAGGCACCACGTCTTAG